The genomic stretch GAAACagtgctatggaaacaaataaatattgatatacatGGTAAGTTTGTAGTTCAACGTTAATAACTATCTATCAGCGGAGTCTAAACTACACATGTGCTGGGTTTATTGAGTTTGTTGATGGAATGTATGTTGTTATGAATCGGAATCATCTGTTACCAATCTTGATTGTCAGGTATTTGTTGGATTTATGATATTCACATAACcataatatgcaatatgccaGCTTGAATGTGTCATAGATACGCGAATAAGTTGAATCAGAAGCTTTTAATGGacacttttttattattaaacttgTCATAAGACAAGTCTATGGTAGAAATTTTTGTATGGGATACTTTTATGCATATCTAAAATAAATCTCAAGTGTATTTTTATCTACACCACTACAGCTTGGATTCGGACGAATTTGTTTGTAGCTCATGCACGGTAATTACCAATGTAAGTTTTGTATTATTGTCAGTTAAACACACATCATTTTTTACTTTCAGAATTATGACTTTTTATGAGTTTTGAATATATCTAAAGGTTATGTCTTCGTTGCACAATATTACTGCTCAAAGAGAAGTTAACGATATGGACAACACCTCaactaatacaaataataacacgACGTCATTTGGAAGAAATGAAGCTTTGGCGAAAGTGGAAATCACCGTACTTGCGGCTATTCTATTCATGGCTGTTTTTGGAAACTTGATGATTATCGTAATTCATGTGTACAGGGAACGCAAACTTAACAGAATGCAACTTTTTATTGTCCATCTTGCGGCGGCTGACATTTTCGTTGGCCTTTTTCAAGTTCTCCCGCAGTTAATCAATGACATAACAGACAGATTCGATGGAAATAATTTTCTGTGTAAGCTGGTGAGCTACATTGAAGTGGGGACAATGTATAATTCTACATACGTGCTAATTATGACCGCTCTAGATCGTTACCTGTCTATATGTCATCCCCTAATGTCTCAGACGTGGACTTCGAAGCGCGTTCATGCTATGGTCGTCATTGCTTGGCTTCTCGCAGCAATATTCGCGTCACCGCAGTTATTAATTTTTTCCTATAAAAGACGGGAGAGCGACGGCGTGTACATATGCGGAGACAATTTTAACAGCAGCAATATGTGGCAAATGCAGACTTACATAACTTGGATTTTCCTCTCTGTTTACGCAGTTCCCTTTATAATTCTTACAGTGTGTTACTCGAAAATTTGCACGGTAGTGTGGATAAGCGTTAATGCCAAGGAAACCCACACTAGTAAATGCAAAAGGAAGCATTTGCTTCAAAACGGAGCGGGTAGTCAATCAAGCAGAACAAAGGCAGTACTTCATCTCCGCGCTCAttctaataaattaacacagtctAAAATTAAGACCGTCAAATTGACATTGGCAGTCGTGATCTGCTTCATCGTATGTTGGGCACCGTTCTTCATAACCCAGATGTGGGCAGCTTACGACATCAACTCTCCTTATGACACAAGTtagtaacatatatttaattatattagtgAGAACTGGATACCTTCTTTAATCCATTATGTATTCCaaaaataatacttaatataaACGTAATGTCATTATACTTATACAAAAATAGCAAAATAGACagagtaaatatatttatatccaAGACGACGATATCCCTTAATAGGCGTATATTAAATAACACTTACTTCAGACTGACTGAAGGCGAAACATACTTAATGTGCATGCACTTCAAATTTATAACTTATACAACTAACTTATACGTAAGATTCACGTCATTGTACTCTAAAAGGGTGCGATGCAACGATGCAGATTACATGAAACATGTAAATTATCTTGCCACGTATTTGAACATCCTTCTCAACAATATGGTTTtgacatatgtgtcttgttctgtacAAATTGGgaagaatgcatgtgcgtaaagtgtcgtcccagattcgcctgtgcagtacgcacagtctaatcagggacgacactttccgctttaatggtatttttcgtttcaaggaagtccccccttaccgaaaatcaagtttagacttaaagtgtcgtccctgattagcctgtgcggactgcacaggctaatctgggacggcactttacgcacatgcattaagcccagttttctcagaacaaggctcatatattcgCATTATTTTCAGGTCACGTGATGGTCATTACCTCGCTGCTAGCAAGTTTAAACTCCTGTACGAACCCTTGGATATACATGGTGTTTTCAAGTCGGTTGTGTAACAAACAGCAAGCAACACATTCTAACAAAACATGGCTTTCGACTGCCAATACATACGTCACAGAGGCCGGAAACAACACCATGCGCATGCGCAATATACTTACAGAGTCCCGTGCACTTAGTAGAACGAGTAATGTATAAATAGCTTAATTTAATCGAAAAAATGGGTACATTCGTAACTTGAACGATTCCTTTATATTTCATGCTAGAAGTCGAACAAGCAATCAATATCCCAAATCAATTATActgtaattaaatatttaatgcaaactGAATCATGTGCGATGAAAACAAGAAACGGGTTTTACGTTTCAAAACACACAATAAGATTGGTAAATAATGctgttgttaaaattatttttttaatacatgcatacaatataattgtatttcttATAGAATCATTACGTTATCGTCTGAGGTTTGTGTATTGAATTTTTCGCATAGGATAGCAGATTATATGTCAAGTAGTTGAAGTTTTTAGAACGAATTGTGAATAGCCGTATTTTGTTGTTCATTTGCACTACATTTATTATCCATTTCATTATAAACGAATAGTTGCAAATGATATGAATATACAATGCTAAATGCAGGGATATGAATGTAAAGTAAATATGTGATTTGTCGTTTCCgctataaaatatttcagaattGGGACAATTAATAAAGTGTGATTTATTTCATGAAATACAACTGTAATTTGCTTTTCGACTATCTGTCCCTTGTAAAATGTTGCGTAACCACGTACGCACATCCATTTGATGTCGTGCAAAATTAAACTATTACTATAAACAAGTTGAAGTTCTTTGAGAAATGTTATGGTGGATAAGAAAACATTGATTTACAATGCTTAATGTTTGTCCATTTTCTAGACGCAGATTTCTCAAGAGAGTGGGCAATGTTTATTCTACACACATTGCTTTATCCACGCATTATTAAGAAATGGCGCTCCTTGCTTCTTTCAACATGAGTTCGTATAATTTGCGTGGCAAAGAGATTATACCTTAAATTCAGACACAATCTAATTCTAATTAGTTTGATACACGTGCTACTTAAAGTAACATGCTTACAGTTGCTTCCTTATTTGCGGACAAAGGCTTAAAATATGTCTATTTTAGTTTGCATATTGATTAGAAACAAAAACCTGCACATTTAAATAGaacaacacatttaaacataaccCAGCAACCAAAaaagtaatttatgtttagaaaaatgaatcaaaaacatttttttttaagatttaggACATAGATATAGCAACCACTAGTCTTGTTTTCAAACGTTTTAATAGCAAGTTTTATGGCTGTTcaccttttaaataaataatttttaaaatagtaaTCTTACAAATCTCTTGAATAGATGAAAGTAACTGCGTTTAAAGAAAAAACGTTTGAACATCagaataaatgttattattaattattcgGAATCTttatttatcctacagctaaatgattttatagaacaaatacgactcataaagaaaagataaggttttctttattgctatttttagatccGGTTTATagcagttatttttagaacatgtacatagggactacttttttggcctttcacccctggtTAGAGGTCAAATGCAGTTAAGACTAGTAGACGATTTTACTTGTTAAATGtatcataattatttatcattgtattgaccaaataaaaaaagaaaaatgtagaatttgtttttattttattaaattgttatcaatgacaataatcataagaataaaataaatcaatcacTATTACACACAAGTACTGTCGTCTgattcaaaaaaaatattgagcAAGTGAAAAttctaaacagtaaaataaaaatgtcatttaacattttatgGGATGATATTATGGAAAATGACATGGAAGATGACTCACAttttttcgtgcccaaatttttattcgtaccctttttttcgtacccaaatagttgttcgtaccctttttttttcgttccctatattttttcgtactctcaTTTGTTTTCGTAtcccattttttttgtacccacattttttcgtacccaatttgtttgtacccacctttttttcgtacccaaattttttcgtactcatTTGTTTGTACTCTAATGTTTTTCGTATCCATATTTTTTTGTacctaatttttttatttgtacccacttttttcgtaccgaaatagtttttcgtacccttaatTTGTTCGTAACGTTTTTTTCGTACTCAGATTtgttttcgtactcaatttttttttcgtacctaaatattttttcgtaccatttttttttagaaataatcgattttctaTTTGATTTGATccctccactcattccatcccgcgaaacccttaaggtgtcgcaactttAGTGAAAATACTAATTTGGTTTTTAAGAATATTGAATTTTGGTTCCTTTCTAAGTTCtttgatttaaaacaaatagtttttgAAGATACCAATTTTACTATGTAGATCACAACATATGTGTtttcacatggcttattatgccccccttcgaagaagaggggtatattgttttgctcatgtcggtctgtccgtatgtccgtctgtatgtccgtccgtttaccagatggtttctggatgataactcaagaacgcttaggcctaggatcatgaaacttcataggtacattgatcatgacttccagatgacccttattgattttgaggtcactaggtcaaaggtcaaggtcacggtgaccggaaatagtaaaatggtttccggataatgactcaagaacgcttaggcctaggatcatgattcttcataggtacattgatcatgactcgcagatgatacctattgattttcaggtcactaggtcaaaggtcaaggtcatgatgacccgaaatagtaaaatggtttccggatgataactcaagaacgcttatgcctaggatcatgaaacttcataggtacattgaccatgactcgcagatgacctctgttgattttcaggtcactagatcaaaggtcaaggtcacggtgacccgaaatagtaaaatggtttccggatgataactcaaaaacgcttatgcctaggatcatgaaacatcataggtacattgatcatgacttccAGATGatccttattgattttgaggtcactaggtcaaaggtcaaggtcacggtgaccggaaatagtaaaatggtttccggataatgactcaagaacgcttaggcctaggatcatgatacttcataggtacattgatcatgactcgcagatgacacctattgattttcaggtcactaggtcaaaggtcaatgtcatgatgacccgaaatagtaaaatggtttccggatgataactcaagaacgcttatgcctaggatcatgaaacttcataggtacattgatcatgactcgcagatgacctctattgattttcaggtcactagatcaaaggtcaaggtcacggtgacccgaaatagtaaaatggtttccggatgataactcaaaaacgcttatgcctaggatcatgaaacatcataggtacattgatcatgacttccagatgacccttattgattttgaggtcactaggtcaaaggtcaaggtcacggtgaccggaaatagtaaaatggtttccggataatgactcaagaacgcttaggcctaggatcatgatacttcataggtacattgatcatgactcgcaaatgacccttattgattttgtagtcactaggtcaaaggtcaaggtcacggtgaccggaaatagtaaaatggtttccggataatgactcaagaacgcttaggcctaggatcatgatacttcataggtacattgatcatgactcgcagatgacccttattgattttcaggtcactaggtaaaagttcaaggtcacgatgacccgaaatagtaaaatggtttctggatgataattaaagaatgcttacgcttagaatcatgaaactgcacaggtacattgatcatgactagcagatgacccctaatgactttcaggtcactaggtcaaagttcaaggtcacggtgacttgacacagtaaaatggtttccagatgataattcaagaaagcttatgcctaggatcatgaaacttcagaggtacattgatcatgactggcagatgacccctatggatttccaggtcactaagtcaaagatcaaggtcacagtgccacaaaacgtattcacacaatggctgccactacaactgacagcccattttgggggcatgcatgttttacaagcagCCCTTGTTATGGCTTATTATGAAGTTATTTCTtcgtcatgaaaacatttgatatttgattaatATTCAGTTTTCTTTCCATGAATATGAACGTCACGGTCAGTGTCACCATGATAAATAAAATCTGTCTTCACTCGTTTACTTAATTTTGAAAGaggattttttttctgaaatgtttAAATGTACTTGGGAGTGTACAGTTATATTAATTGAATTCCTATGTGCTAAAACATGGTTTTGTGACATCGCCTGGTTTCTTGTTTAAATGGTACAGTTCATAAATTATAAGTTCATTTTGACCATGAACGCGGGCATATAGCAGTAGTCACACTTTATTTTTCGCTTGGGTCTGTCTGCTCAGATTTAGTTTAAgctctttttctttttaatgcctgaaatgatattaatattatgtttggTAATAAAGCTCAATGATCAAACAAGAATGGTATTGTCCATCCATTCTCCTTCTCCTTGGTAAAAAGACAAAGGTcagtgtttcttttgttttcaattttttaatgGTCCATTCCTGGGAATATTGGTTTTAAGATAATGAATTGCCTATCTGATGAGCATATACTTGTGAGGCATGCTCACACTCTACAATAAATCTTTGTTTACTATTGTTTGTTGGTCAATACACAATGATGAAAAATTGTCTGTTATGGTGTTAGCCAGTGTCATTAATAACCAGGCATCATACAAACAAGAGGTTTTTAAGTGGGTTTCAATTCAAACAGAACTTAACTGTAGTATATACAGTAAAGCCAACGCGGATCAAACATCATCCTTGGTCACGCCAAGGCCAGAATGTTGGTACCCGGCGGCCGCGTCGTGTGTTCACGTGGCGTATCGCCGAGGCACGCGGCATCGatccgagtctgtattaaccttgcGTACTTTCGCGGAATAAACCCGCCGCATACGTTCGTGGCGGATCGAgtgcaaagatatacacctacatgtacatttgtgaagCGTCGAagcctagatttacgctactttaatagttattattttcacgttttattAAGCGGATATGATTTGTATTTGATGCTTTGTAGACTATTTATATAATTTCACGTCCTCAAATTTGACACGTAATGCgccttaacaaattatcgttgaattaattacgcacaactgtaaatgtttcgttcaattctcacatgagcattattcaattcgTAATCCAAAACAAGCGTCCGAATGTTAATGCTAACACGACCTTGACAattaaattctagcgtcaaataaacagtgctttatcctttgtctcctTTGTCTCAAAAGCggacgaaaattatgcagacatgtagaccGTCGCATGGAAaatgtgggtgtattttgtgttgtataaaaacattaatatcacgtcaggcgatttacgcgtgttcagtggaaaaacaaacgccccgattggatgttatttcatcgcatctttaaatagaaacaaatgcacaatttatttgatacttaagaaaaatggcgaatgtttgtatttcttgaaattcatgagaacttttattgtaaatatttccagaatttgctttaaaccTGGACTATACTGGATTATCAGGTTATAGCGAAAGGAAAacaagtaagtatgcagtaatagatacattacatttattatgattttaaatattagtataattgttcttttaaaatgtattgactaactaattaatttaaaaagctttttattttatgatgcgcatcgactcggcttgcctcggcggacagatgcaaagCATCGCGGCAAAATCAGTCAGTgcctttttttagctcatctatttaaaataaaaatgagctattgtcatcatctgAGGGTCGGCGTTTGCGTCGGAGtacggttaagttttgtgtttaggtctacttttctcataaagtaacaaagcttttgcattcaaacatggcacacttactaaATATCATGAGGAAACTAaccaggcaaagttagataactctggctggcattttgacagaattatgtgtcctttttatgttaaaaacaac from Dreissena polymorpha isolate Duluth1 chromosome 10, UMN_Dpol_1.0, whole genome shotgun sequence encodes the following:
- the LOC127849134 gene encoding annetocin receptor-like, whose protein sequence is MDNTSTNTNNNTTSFGRNEALAKVEITVLAAILFMAVFGNLMIIVIHVYRERKLNRMQLFIVHLAAADIFVGLFQVLPQLINDITDRFDGNNFLCKLVSYIEVGTMYNSTYVLIMTALDRYLSICHPLMSQTWTSKRVHAMVVIAWLLAAIFASPQLLIFSYKRRESDGVYICGDNFNSSNMWQMQTYITWIFLSVYAVPFIILTVCYSKICTVVWISVNAKETHTSKCKRKHLLQNGAGSQSSRTKAVLHLRAHSNKLTQSKIKTVKLTLAVVICFIVCWAPFFITQMWAAYDINSPYDTSHVMVITSLLASLNSCTNPWIYMVFSKFLIDLSQHVIYVETVQNLPYAIMPQAIEIRLKVDKVVEEFCLVLQTAALS